One Primulina eburnea isolate SZY01 chromosome 4, ASM2296580v1, whole genome shotgun sequence genomic window, GTGCTGGTAAATTAGGAAAGAAGACTATTCGCTCTAGTTAatacttttttaaaatttttattattttttgtagTTTCGTAAATTGGAAAATACACGtggttatttaattatataaaaaaaatctttcaattcatcacaacaatacataattttattttaatttttatatacaaATAATGGGTATTGAAAATTAGGTCAAGTGGCGAACTTTAATCACGATATCAATATACACACTCCAAATCCCATTGTTTCGAGTGGCTCAGTTTTCAGCGCTGACTAATCGTCTTCAATCACTCAGATAAGTTCTTCATATAATTATCCCAGCTTCTGTTGATTGATTATCCCAACATCGCTTTGCGTCTATTGGTCAAACTTTTATTGATATTTATGTTGTTGTGATTGGCATGTTTTCGCTGTGATCCTATCGGGACCCTTGGGCTTTCTTTGTTAACTTGAAAAGTTTCTAGTTCCTTTATTAGAAATTGATGATGACGtgcttgttatatatatatatagtgtctTTTAAAAgcttttaaaaaagaaaaccaGCGAACAGTGGTGAAGAAAAACAATAgacaaaaattaaaatgaatcAAACCGAAGGCTGTACGAAATACAGTGTCTTTAAAATAGATTTGTCCTCTCCGGTATGTACGTAGACGTCTGTTTCCCAAGATACAATGGACCAACTAGCAGTAACCTAGCACAAACACCACTACGGCGAACTGAAAAAGGTACCTGAAGTTTATTACGAGGGCAGAAGAACAGCAGCCGGAAAAAGGAGCAGGATCCGAGACAACAAATAAGAGTGTCGAAGGGAATATAATGCAGGAGAGTGTGTTTTTTTGTGCTAGTGAAAAACTTGAGGCTGCCTCTTAATATAAGAACTCGTGTTTCATATGGACAATCACTGCTGGCCATCCGAAAGGCCAAAGGTCAGTCCAGCTAGAAAACCAAATGTCAGTCCATCTGTAGCACCAACAGGCAGGCCATATGGAGAGTTAGACAGATGGAATGTCATCCATAatagaattttcgaaaataaaaaatagcaaAAGCCATGTGTGGGAAATTTTGCATTGATCGGTCTAACAATCGACACACTCAGATCGCGCTCGTACGCCTTCACACCAGCCAATATTTTTTCCATTGCAAATCGGGCCCAAGATTTGCACCCCCTGCGCCGGCGTGTGCGAGAGAGAGCTTCTTGACCAATATTTTCTACGCCTTCATAAAGTGTAACTTATAAGCTCGTAAATGCTATTATTATTTTCTTATGTGAGACATTTCTCAATTACCATCTATTTATCTCCTTTCTTGTccaatttttcattaaaaagaACAAATTCAATAGACCAAACGCTATAAAACGCTCCAACTCCAACTGTGCTTTTTGTACGTAAGTTTTCTGGTGCCAAAGTTATTTGTTTTCTTTAGAATCAGTGATCATTTTCATTTCTCTTTGCTCGGAGCTCATAGTCATTGTCAGTGAATTATCATGTTTTAGTGAGGCCGATATTATCTATGCCTGATCTATGTTTTCTCGTTACTTTCTAACATTTATTAACGTTGCATTAGCACATACGGAACTTATCATAATTGATCTACCAAGGGCGTAAGTACGGATCGATCTGGGGATTATATCTAAAATTCGTTTAGTACCTCATGTGCTGTTAAGCTAGCTGCTTGGAAGTAATGATGATCCTAGCTAGGCCCTGATCAGAAATTTGATGTCATTACAACACTCACAAATAAGAATGAAATAGGAAATTTAGTTATGCAATTCTTCTTTTTGCGTGAAATGATAAACAAACTTGTATATCTGGGAAACAAGTATAAATCTCTAGATCTTTTCTGCAGCTATAATTACATTATTCCTTCTTCTTGGCAAGTTTGTACATACATATTCAGTGAATTTCTCCGGATCCACGAATCAAGTATCTCTCGTACTTTGGAATTTGACAACCGTTGAGATTCTTACATCAAGCCAGAATCGGAATAATacttaatttattttgatggctcAACACCAAGATCCTGAAAAACAAACTAAGTTGAATCCCAGAAAGTAGACCACACAAAGGCTTTAACCAAACCAAATATTAGAAAAGGAGCAAACCCATACAACCAACCAATTAATTATCATAAGTGCGGCACTCCTCCGTCTCCGGATTATCCTTACAGAATTCCTCCAACGCATCGGTTTCCTTCTTCCTGTCCCTGGCGTGGCTCGCCGCCGCGCTCAACTCCTCCACCTCGTCCCAAGCCGCCGCGCACTCGCCGCTCACTGGATCATCGGAACAGGTCTCCTGGGCTTTTTTGATACTCTCCTCCACCTTCCCCGATATACGATCCGGAGCCGCCGCCACGGGACGGACGTACATCCGCCTGAACTGGGTGGTGTTTCCCCTCTTCCATGAGCTGTTTAGTATTGAAAACTTGAGGATGTTAGGTTCCTGGGACGCTGTTGCCTTGCCAAATACTTTAGGGGTTGAAAGACTAACCGCTgccattggaacaacgaggtaatGCTGATTGAGTAGCAATCCTATTAATTTAGAATGTAGCATATTAGAACTTGAACTTTTATGGACACAGATTTCTTATCTTTTGTCCGCCTCTCGGAGTCTTCCACGTCAGTCGATCGAATAGATATTTTGTAGGTTTTTCCTTTTGTTTTTTCAAAGTGTTGGATAATACCAGTTGCTTAAACTTACTTATAAAACATCATTTAATTTGTACCATATCGTCTAAGTTGACGTTATCGAGATAAATTATTTCTTTTTTGCATGATAAATTATTAAGTTTATAAACAAaatcaattatattaaaaatttgatttctaAGTTTTTTAAACACAAAAAATCTCTCCCGATTGATATATAGATCACTTTTCTTGGTATCACAGACTGCGCTCATCTTCATGGGAAAATCTAAAAATTTTAGTTATTTGATATAATCGTAGAAATAGAATGTGAGGTCACTTGAATAGGGATATATGCACGTAATGTTATTAATATGGAGTAATTCGGATCAATAATTATTTATGACACGTACGATAATTTTGGGTCAATGAATTTATCTTTAATAGTCTTTTCGGTTATgtccaataataataataataaatgctaAAAATACGTGATAAAGAAGAGACTGATGcctgtattttttattttttttttggcgAGAAAGTATGACTTACTCATATAtcttgatatattttcttagaaagTATCTTAATATTTATATGTGTGCATCACTTTCCACGACCACTCCACAAAgaattgattaaaaaattacaataagaaattttcttaaaattcgTACCTACTCCCAAAGTCAAACCTTTTCGTCGTTCGGAGTTGGCTTCCTCCTAGGATTACAAACCAAAAACATCCACACCCCGATCAAACCCTTCACAACTCTAACCATTCCAACTGTCACCGTTATGTAAAACAGCCACCACCCCACAAAGTCCGCCACCCCAATCCCCATCATTAGCTCCCTCCTCATCTCAGCCGCCAGCGCCAGCGCCTCCACCTCATCTCTCACGCGCCACCACCAAAGCCACCCGAAGCCCATCCCCATCGCCACCTTCACCACCCATCCTTCCTCCTCCCTGTAAACTCCCAACACCGTGTCATCAACCACTGGCTTCACCACGGTTCTCCACCAGAACCGCGTCGTTTCATGCAGCCCTAAGAAGAACAACACTCTGCAGAGCAGACCCTTTTCTTGACCGAAGCTCGATCCCTCGACACCGGCGGCTATACTCCCTTCAATACCTAAGCCGACGCATAGCTGTAACACGCAGAGGAGAATCCACGCCGCGTACAAACGATGTCTTGTCAAGGAGGGCTGCTGATTCAGGAATGTGGTTTTTCCGGTCAGTCCTTGGGCCAGAGTGGCTGCACTGATTACAGAGACTAGTAGATGGAGAATCGTGAGTCTCTTGTTCAAGAAAAGGGAACATAACAAAGAAGTGGGATTCTGAGTGGGGTAGTTATCAGATGCGGATTGGAAATAGTTAGCGGTGGCGAGGCGGGCGAGGAGGAGGAACGAGAGAGGGAGGAGGAGACTGAGGAGGGTGTTGGTGAGTATATGGAAAGTCTCCCGAATGGCGGCGCCGCCCCCGTTTTTCTTGCCGTGACTCACATGATTAGTTTGTGATAAATTTATCGTCAACTCCATCATAATCCCAGCTAAGAGACAGCTGCGAATCGAAAATGAATATGTTTTTGAACAAGATCATGATATGGGCTTgcatatgcatatatatatgtatatgcatgGAGGTTAAACGTGGATGTCACGACCTCGTTTGGTCGTTGAGCGAGTTGCCATAGGACATGGTCGCCATTCAATTACATTACAAATGTACACTATTTTAATATGTTTATTAATATTTATGTATAATATAGTACTGCTTATTCTGACATGGAGATGTACAGACGAgattctctctcttttttctccCCGAATGGAAATAATAGACGGAACCGATTTATTTCACGATTTAGTTCGATTTGCTGGTATTTTGAAGCTTCATCTTGAAAATATTGGTTTAGTTGGATCGATGTCAATTAACCAAACTGGTCCGACTTGTAAATGGAATTTTCGAcatacttttttttaaaaaaaaaaattgtgttggTATATTTTTACATGTtgattatgatgattttgaatacgtttattttattaatttcatggttgatttattagaaaatatctctttatttttttaaatagaaTTATTTTCAAGATTTCATTATTTTTCTAAGAAGAAGGTATCAGTTAACCCCCATGATTAAGCGCGTTTCATTGTTGttgttaatattattatatttgtaTGTGTTGGATAATTTGACTTAATCAGAATATATGTAGTTTCTAATTCTTCCCAAGACGTTGCCAACCAAAATAattgtttaaaaataataatattactaaaataattcTTATTTGTTTATACATTAAAAAACAATTCTTAACGTAACTTAAAAATAGACAATTGATCATATTCTATATAATTAGGTACGTAGTATTATTATCCTTTCTCTCTAACACCCGACATATTTGATCTATTTTATGAGCTTTCCAAAAATACCAGTGGAGTACTTGTATTTCTTCGCTTATTCTCAAATATttgtattaatatataatttgtatGCATGAAATACTTGGATATTGTTATTACTTTTCAATGATGCAGACTGAGGAATATCAATGCACTTATGTAGTTTATTTTGCTTTATGCAATCTTAAATTATGTTCTAACAATTAACTTAGAGACTTAAGATCATAGAAAGTTTAAGTCTCAAAGTtaatttttaagtttttatcTTGAGACGATTTATCATATGTTTATTCGAATATGAGGCTATCTAGCTTCAACTTGTAACTCTATTTCGCGCCATTTTAGTGTAGGGTTGGTGTTGCCCTGAATATAGCACATTCATCAATTATATTGGTACTGATATAGATAGAGCAATTGCTTTCCTAAATTTCAATTATTTAGAAcgtcttgaattttttttatattgtgtttattttcataaactttaaaataactGTGTGATAAGGTTTGGTTCAATCAGTCTTTGAAATATAAGATGCAACGCGCAAAAATTCTAATCAAGGACCAGTTGAGAAAATGAACATGGCGGTCTCTTGCCCTTGCCAAGATTGCCTTTGAATCCTAGAAAGCGTTAATTCTTTTGTTGCGGTTATTGAAATTCAAGTCAAAGCAAAAACAATGAATTTTAGTTCAATagtaaaattaattattgtttCCTTGAAATCTAAAAGGATATGAAAGAACGAAAGCTTGTAATTATGTGAATACTTTCGGATATTAATTGTTGGTGCATATTTATTGTATTCACCTTTCTTATCAAACTTATCTTTGCTAGAGTACTGATTTAATGCATAAGAAATGCACCAAAAAAGTTTCAAGTGATCGACTTGTGGTTTTCTCTTACTCCATACCTCAATTGATGTTTTTATTCAAAACCGCCTTCGTGGGTGAACGATTAAGTATATACACTGCCGTATTAACAACTTATGCCCATAATTTACCGTATTAACAACTTCTGCCCATGATTTTTTTGGCAAACCTTTTTGTTCAAGCATGCTTCGAGCCATTTCAGCAATTGTTCTATTTTTCCTTTCTGCGACACTGTTCTGCTGTGGAGTGTATTTCACTGTGAGTTGCCTTGGAATTCCATTCTCCTTATAGTGATTCATGAATGCATTGTAGATAAATTCTCCACCACGATATGTTCTTAGAGTCTTTATTAAATAACCACTCTGACGTTCAACAAGAGCCTTAAACTGAAGGAAAACTGAGAAAGCCTCTGATTTTTCACTCAAGAAATATATCCACATCATCCGAGTAAAATCATCGACAAACAATAAGAAATACCTCTTGTTGCTTACCGAACTAGTCTGAGTAGGACCAGCATGAACCAGTTCTAATAGAGCTTTTGCACGCCAAGCAGATTTGGGAAATGGAAACCTGTGCAATTTCCCATATATACACCCTTTGTGAGGCCCATTTACACTAACGACAATTAATGATCAAACAATAATGGTTTGATTTAAAACTGCAGCGGAAAAaggtttaaaataatttaaaacggacctcagggcctagaaaaatttcggcatgacctccccgtaaataggacatcccgAAAACTCAAACAGcagtttatatcaaaatatactccaactagagtcaacaacctatagccgcactggccaggactaaacaGAATTTAAAACTTATCAAATACACACCAGATAATGAAAATCACAGAGTCGCCTCAGCACATAACAAGAACAACCAAATACTAATACAAATACACGAGGCATCTCCCCGGCAAATAAACTACAATACAAGACTGAGACaactcaagacatacatataGACTAACTGGGAGACTCCACTGAACAGAACCAAGCAATCCAACCTCAATCCCGATCTCCACTGGCGGAACCTCGGCCTGATGCTGAAAAACGACTCGGGAGATCTACCATGGTGCCCAAAAGCAACCACAGCAGCCCCCCCCAGTAAACAACTGAGATTAGGATTCTGGTATGAAACAgttcaacaataacaacaataacataaatcatgcataatcatataatgaaatgtaatatgcaatgcatgaaagGCTCAACGAATAATCGGGATAACAAGAGCCAACAAACGGTACGATAACAACTGGAATAATGCTCGAGAAACAACACAGGGGAGCTACATCGTCATGCAGCTAAACCGCCCTGCCAAGTATGCGAGGTATGCCAAGCTGTGCTGAATAACACCCCTGACTCGGCCTCCATACAGCTGATACGATATAACAGGATGGCACAACAGAACGAACTAGATGACACAATCCCAACGCTCACCTCAAAAGGCTGCACTAACCATGGGATTGTTCAATCACATCTACAGTATCATGTGTATAGGCCTATCAGCCACACAATGTTCCCGAGATAAACAACAGTGCCAGATAACAACGGATATCAACAATGGGCTAACAAAAACGATAGGGCTCAACATGAATGTTATAACTGTATGCCCAATTCTAAATGCCAATAATATGTCATAATAATAAACATAGATCATAACGAaggcatttaacaatttataaCAGTCAACAATTCATAACACGATCAATGTAACACAGAATgacaattaaacataatttatgttttaccgTCGTATGTTACCGAACTGTAACATACCTAAACCGACTCTAAAATCACAACAAGCTCAACTTTAATCTCCTCGACCTAACAATGATAAAAATAGGTCGAATAATTCACAATTCGCCAATAAAACTAAATTAATCCaacttattgatttttaattatcaaaactTAATTCCCAAATCAATTTCaacaattctgaaatttcaattaAATAACCGTAATTCTCCAAAATAATCAAACGATTAACTCGATACTAATACACAAACTCCTCGATTTATACCTCAAAGCTCTCCAACGATCGAACCTACAATATAAACCCAATATATACGTCAATATAATGCATTAAAATCGACAAGGCGAAATTAAATCGAAGCGAGTCAAATTACACTTCGGGGCAGCCTACTTATGCACCGAAAAATCTGGAATTGGATCCAAAATTACCAAGATCGAAGTATAAACTAGTCGCTAGCGGTCCAATGTTGCTACTCGCCGGAAAAGACGTCGGAAAACACTATTCACGACCAAAAACCGAACTGAAAACTAGCTGGAAAATGCAGGAACAGCAAGGTAAGATTTAAGCTTCAAATCCTTGCTCAATATACTCCAAAGAACCAAGAAAAAACCAAGCAATAGCTCACCTAAAATCGAACAAGAAATTCGAAAAAGAGCAGTCCCGAAACAGGGCTCGATTGGGGCAGAAACGAGCATCAAAAGTGGCGATTCATGGTTCAAAATGAAGCTACCGATGTAAGGAAGACAACCCCTCaaaccgttcgtgatttggacGCCGGAGGGAGGAGATATCGCGACTTTCCCACAGCTGCTACATGAGTGACGAGAATTGGGTTGAGGGAAATGGGTTTGGGGAGAAGTTTCTCTCCCTTCACGTAAATgatgtgtgtatgtatatgcatatttgtatatatatcttgtgtatttggtTACTCAAATAGTAACTCAAGCCCATTTATCCCGGTCTGTATTTATTTTGCTCTCGTGtgttatttaaactctatatgtattttatatcgttaaattctccgatattctcaaatacatatttttaacacacttcttgaatttatttggcataaataattattttaatttacaactcaataattattctaattatgccAAAAATTACCGGATAATAAATTACAGGGCCTTACACTTCTCCACCCCTTAAaacaaatttcgtcctcgaaatttctgCTTATACACATACATCTTACACACAATAGAAAACCAACAATACAATACTAAGAATCAAACAGATATGGATAAGATGCTCTCATCTTCTCTTCTGTTTCCCATGTTGATTCTTCTATCCCATGCCTCGACCACTGAACACGTACAAGTGGTATAACTTTATTGCGTAAAACTTTATCTTTACAATCCAAGATACAAACAGGATACTCAGTATACGATAGAGAcggatcaagttcaacctcatcaggctGAATCACATGAGATGGATCGGGCtcatacttacgcaacatagaaacatggaaAATATCATGGATGCCAGAAAAAGACTGAGGCAAATCCAAACGATAAGCGCAAGTCCCAATACGCTCAACAATCTCGTAGGGGCCAACGAAACGAGGTGACAACTTACCTC contains:
- the LOC140830394 gene encoding calvin cycle protein CP12-2, chloroplastic-like, with product MLHSKLIGLLLNQHYLVVPMAAVSLSTPKVFGKATASQEPNILKFSILNSSWKRGNTTQFRRMYVRPVAAAPDRISGKVEESIKKAQETCSDDPVSGECAAAWDEVEELSAAASHARDRKKETDALEEFCKDNPETEECRTYDN